In the genome of Candidatus Cloacimonadota bacterium, one region contains:
- a CDS encoding secondary thiamine-phosphate synthase enzyme YjbQ, whose protein sequence is MKSSKKELWFNTSRRREFINITPSVKEALRTSGVMEGLCLVNAMHITASVFINDDESGLHRDYEKWLEKLAPEKPYSQYDHNGFEDNADAHLKRQIMGREVVVAITEGKLDLGPWEQIFYGEFDGMRRKRVLIKIIGE, encoded by the coding sequence ATGAAATCATCCAAAAAAGAATTGTGGTTCAACACGAGCAGACGAAGAGAATTTATCAACATCACACCATCCGTAAAAGAAGCACTTCGCACCAGCGGGGTGATGGAAGGGTTGTGCTTAGTAAATGCAATGCATATCACAGCGAGCGTGTTCATCAACGACGATGAGTCCGGCTTGCACAGGGATTATGAAAAATGGTTGGAAAAACTTGCACCCGAAAAACCGTATTCGCAATATGATCATAACGGATTTGAAGATAATGCCGACGCTCATCTCAAACGCCAAATAATGGGACGAGAAGTGGTAGTTGCTATTACCGAAGGTAAGCTTGATCTTGGTCCATGGGAGCAAATATTTTACGGCGAATTTGACGGAATGAGAAGAAAACGA